Proteins from one Xenopus tropicalis strain Nigerian chromosome 1, UCB_Xtro_10.0, whole genome shotgun sequence genomic window:
- the LOC100497580 gene encoding acyl-coenzyme A amino acid N-acyltransferase 1 isoform X1: MNEKHRLCISGSLCRCEMIGLAATPEVSLADEPVRIRAWGLPPQTAITLRAWVRDEKGDIFHSRAFYQTDTEGKVDLEQSEATGGDFRGIYPMGLFWALKPTTPYRRLIKRDVMGSPFLVHLELYPSVLLVPSEDHLPAVTTVVERWYVAPGVQRLQVRDGRVRGALFLPPGEGPFPGVIDMFGGIGGLTEFRSSLLASRGFASLALAYFAYEDLPSFLGVVDLTYFEEAAQFLLRNPKVSGDGVGVVAVCKGAEIALSMASYLPQVQATVCINGTNAVNGNFLTYGNISIEGIPYQIERAQTTHSGAMQLSFTLQDPRKPEYQDCILPIERARGPVLFCVGDKDQNYDSLFFANEALARARKKGKQNVYLRRYPGAGHLLEPPGSPFCPVSQSPFFPLPLMWGGELVPHCTAQETCWREMRDFLHSNLAPGTKSKL; encoded by the exons ATGAATGAAAAGCACAGATTGTGT ATTTCAGGATCTCTGTGCCGCTGTGAAATGATTGGGCTTGCTGCCACCCCTGAGGTTTCTCTGGCAGATGAGCCGGTGAGGATTCGTGCTTGGGGGCTCCCCCCGCAGACAGCGATCACCCTGAGAGCCTGGGTACGGGATGAGAAAGGGGACATATTCCACTCCAGGGCATTTTACCAGACTGACACAGAGGGCAAAGTGGATCTGGAGCAGTCAGAAGCCACAGGGGGAGATTTCCGTGGCATTTACCCTATGGGACTGTTCTGGGCTCTAAAACCAACCACCCCGTACCGGAGGCTGATAAAACGGGATGTTATGGGGAGCCCTTTCCTTGTGCACCTGGAGCTGTATCCTTCTGTGCTGCTTGTCCCCTCCGAGGATCATCTTCCTGCCGTCACTACAGTGGTGGAGAGGTGGTATGTAGCTCCAGGGGTGCAACGGCTGCAGGTCAGAGATGGGCGCGTCCGAGGGGCACTTTTCCTCCCACCAG GTGAAGGGCCTTTCCCAGGAGTCATTGACATGTTTGGTGGGATTGGAGGCCTCACGGAGTTCCGGAGCAGCCTATTGGCCAGTAGAGGGTTCGCCTCTCTCGCCCTCGCTTACTTTGCTTATGAAGATCTTCCAAGCTTTTTGGGAGTAGTGGACCTCACATActttgaagaagctgctcagttTCTTCTGAGGAACCCTAAA GTGTCGGGGGATGGAGTTGGAGTGGTCGCAGTGTGCAAAGGGGCAGAGATTGCACTGTCTATGGCCTCTTATCTGCCACAGGTTCAAGCTACTGTCTGTATCAATGGGACCAATGCAGTTAATGGCAACTTTCTTACTTATGGGAATATTTCCATTGAGGGAATCCCTTATCAGATAGAAAGAGCTCAGACAACACACTCAGGAGCCATGCAGCTCAGCTTCACTTTACAGGACCCGAGGAAGCCGGAATATCAGGACTGCATACTCCCCATAGAGAGAGCCCGGGGCCCCGTCCTTTTCTGCGTTGGAGACAAAGACCAAAATTATGACAGCTTGTTCTTTGCAAATGAAGCTTTAGCTCGGGCAAGGAAAAAGGGCAAGCAGAATGTGTATTTGCGGCGTTACCCAGGGGCGGGGCATCTCCTGGAGCCCCCCGGCTCTCCTTTCTGCCCTGTTTCACAATCCCCTTTCTTTCCCCTTCCCTTAATGTGGGGTGGGGAGCTTGTGCCCCACTGTACAGCCCAGGAAACATGCTGGAGAGAGATGCGGGATTTTCTCCATAGCAATCTTGCCCCCGGTACCAAGAGTAAGTTATAG
- the LOC100497580 gene encoding acyl-coenzyme A amino acid N-acyltransferase 1 isoform X2 → MIGLAATPEVSLADEPVRIRAWGLPPQTAITLRAWVRDEKGDIFHSRAFYQTDTEGKVDLEQSEATGGDFRGIYPMGLFWALKPTTPYRRLIKRDVMGSPFLVHLELYPSVLLVPSEDHLPAVTTVVERWYVAPGVQRLQVRDGRVRGALFLPPGEGPFPGVIDMFGGIGGLTEFRSSLLASRGFASLALAYFAYEDLPSFLGVVDLTYFEEAAQFLLRNPKVSGDGVGVVAVCKGAEIALSMASYLPQVQATVCINGTNAVNGNFLTYGNISIEGIPYQIERAQTTHSGAMQLSFTLQDPRKPEYQDCILPIERARGPVLFCVGDKDQNYDSLFFANEALARARKKGKQNVYLRRYPGAGHLLEPPGSPFCPVSQSPFFPLPLMWGGELVPHCTAQETCWREMRDFLHSNLAPGTKSKL, encoded by the exons ATGATTGGGCTTGCTGCCACCCCTGAGGTTTCTCTGGCAGATGAGCCGGTGAGGATTCGTGCTTGGGGGCTCCCCCCGCAGACAGCGATCACCCTGAGAGCCTGGGTACGGGATGAGAAAGGGGACATATTCCACTCCAGGGCATTTTACCAGACTGACACAGAGGGCAAAGTGGATCTGGAGCAGTCAGAAGCCACAGGGGGAGATTTCCGTGGCATTTACCCTATGGGACTGTTCTGGGCTCTAAAACCAACCACCCCGTACCGGAGGCTGATAAAACGGGATGTTATGGGGAGCCCTTTCCTTGTGCACCTGGAGCTGTATCCTTCTGTGCTGCTTGTCCCCTCCGAGGATCATCTTCCTGCCGTCACTACAGTGGTGGAGAGGTGGTATGTAGCTCCAGGGGTGCAACGGCTGCAGGTCAGAGATGGGCGCGTCCGAGGGGCACTTTTCCTCCCACCAG GTGAAGGGCCTTTCCCAGGAGTCATTGACATGTTTGGTGGGATTGGAGGCCTCACGGAGTTCCGGAGCAGCCTATTGGCCAGTAGAGGGTTCGCCTCTCTCGCCCTCGCTTACTTTGCTTATGAAGATCTTCCAAGCTTTTTGGGAGTAGTGGACCTCACATActttgaagaagctgctcagttTCTTCTGAGGAACCCTAAA GTGTCGGGGGATGGAGTTGGAGTGGTCGCAGTGTGCAAAGGGGCAGAGATTGCACTGTCTATGGCCTCTTATCTGCCACAGGTTCAAGCTACTGTCTGTATCAATGGGACCAATGCAGTTAATGGCAACTTTCTTACTTATGGGAATATTTCCATTGAGGGAATCCCTTATCAGATAGAAAGAGCTCAGACAACACACTCAGGAGCCATGCAGCTCAGCTTCACTTTACAGGACCCGAGGAAGCCGGAATATCAGGACTGCATACTCCCCATAGAGAGAGCCCGGGGCCCCGTCCTTTTCTGCGTTGGAGACAAAGACCAAAATTATGACAGCTTGTTCTTTGCAAATGAAGCTTTAGCTCGGGCAAGGAAAAAGGGCAAGCAGAATGTGTATTTGCGGCGTTACCCAGGGGCGGGGCATCTCCTGGAGCCCCCCGGCTCTCCTTTCTGCCCTGTTTCACAATCCCCTTTCTTTCCCCTTCCCTTAATGTGGGGTGGGGAGCTTGTGCCCCACTGTACAGCCCAGGAAACATGCTGGAGAGAGATGCGGGATTTTCTCCATAGCAATCTTGCCCCCGGTACCAAGAGTAAGTTATAG